The Coffea arabica cultivar ET-39 chromosome 4e, Coffea Arabica ET-39 HiFi, whole genome shotgun sequence genome includes a window with the following:
- the LOC140006057 gene encoding 1-deoxy-D-xylulose 5-phosphate reductoisomerase, chloroplastic-like, with the protein MGKKITVDSATLFNKGLEVIEAHYLYVADYENIEIVIHPQSIIHSMVETQDSSILAQLRWPDMRLPILYTKSRPDRIYSSEITWPSLDLCKLGSLTFKAPDNVKYPSMELAYAAGRAGGTMTGVLSAANEKAVEMFINEQIGYLDIFKVVELTCNKHQAELVSSPSLEEIVHYDLWARDYAATLQFSAGLRPALV; encoded by the exons ATGGGAAAAAAGATTACAGTGGATTCTGCCACCTTATTCAATAAG GGACTTGAAGTTATTGAAGCCCATTATCTTTATGTGGCCGACTATGAAAACATTGAAATCGTTATTCATCCCCAATCTATCATCCACTCAATGGTTGAAACACAG GATTCATCGATATTGGCACAATTACGATGGCCTGACATGCGGTTACCCATTCTTTACACAAAGTCCCGGCCAGACAGAATTTACAGTTCTGAGATAACTTGGCCAAGCCTTGATCTTTGCAA GCTTGGGTCTCTGACATTTAAAGCCCCAGATAATGTCAAGTATCCATCAATGGAACTCGCATATGCTGCTGGGCGAGCAGGAGGGACCATGACTGGAGTTCTCAGCGCTGCAAATGAGAAAGCTGTCGAAATGTTCATCAATGAGCA AATAGGCTATCTGGACATTTTCAAGGTTGTGGAGCTAACATGCAACAAGCATCAAGCAGAATTGGTGTCCTCCCCATCCCTCGAGGAAATTGTACATTACGATTTGTGGGCACGTGACTATGCAGCAACTTTGCAATTCTCTGCTGGCTTAAGGCCTGCTCTTGTATAA
- the LOC140005471 gene encoding limonoid 7-O-acetyltransferse-like: MFSPFTKSFIWKYSLAGICSKGTDSSPELQLLVNCTRNAITTIASDFVEGMKGQDMYLKLMETLKNFEQLLSNPNSSAEVFIISNLCRTGFREVDFGWGKSIWSFVGRENRNIYGSRVERIAWLMDTKSGDGIEAWVNLKEDDMATFKKNPELLAFASLNPSPLES, encoded by the coding sequence ATGTTCTCCCCCTTTACCAAGTCATTCATTTGGAAATATAGTTTGGCCGGCATATGCTCAAAAGGGACAGATTCCAGTCCAGAGTTGCAATTACTGGTTAACTGCACAAGGAATGCCATTACTACTATAGCCAGTGATTTTGTTGAAGGTATGAAAGGTCAGGATATGTATCTTAAGTTGATGGAgacattaaaaaattttgaacaacTGCTTTCTAACCCCAACAGCTCGGCTGAAGTTTTTATCATCAGCAATCTTTGTAGGACTGGTTTTCGTGAAGTTGATTTTGGATGGGGAAAGTCCATTTGGTCTTTCGTCGGCCGTGAAAACAGAAACATATATGGATCCAGAGTCGAACGTATAGCATGGCTAATGGATACAAAAAGCGGTGATGGGATTGAAGCATGGGTAAACCTAAAAGAAGATGACATGGCTacatttaagaaaaatccaGAGCTCCTGGCTTTTGCTTCTTTAAATCCTAGCCCCCTTGAAAGTTAG